A stretch of Rhododendron vialii isolate Sample 1 chromosome 4a, ASM3025357v1 DNA encodes these proteins:
- the LOC131324354 gene encoding protein NRT1/ PTR FAMILY 5.2-like — MAIEDQRVDEYTQDGTVDLKGNPVLRSKRGGWKACSFIVVYEMFERMAYCAISSNLFLYLTTRLHQGTVTAANNVTNWVGTIWMTPILGAYMADAHLGRYWMFLIACAIYLTGMSLLTLSVSVPGLRPPSCDTTGDCKISTLQYGMFFGALYTLAVGTGGTKPNISTIGADQFDDFDLKEKSQKLSFFNWWMFTIFVGLLFGNTVIVYIQENVGWSLGYGIPTVGLAISITVFLAGTPFYRHRKPAGSPFTRMAKVIVAAARKWSVTIPSDSKELYEIDLGHYTNGKTRIDSTPTLRFLNKACVKTDSNDPWMLCPVTQVEETKLMLRMIPVLIVTFIPSTMTAQVPTLFVKQGTTLDRSFGLIKIPSASLGAFVTISMLLSIVFYDRVFVKIMRKWTKNPRGVTLLQRMGIGIVLHMVIMVVASLTERYRLKVAKEHGLDKVPGEVPLSIFVLLPQNMLMGLADAFLEVAKIEFFYDQAPDSMKSLGTSYSTTSQGVGNYISSFLLSTVTRITQEHGRKGWILNNLNASRLDYYYGFLAILVFLNFIFFLVMTKFYVYKAEVSDSMEVLKEQIEGK; from the exons ATGGCTATAGAAGATCAGAGGGTCGATGAGTACACACAGGATGGGACTGTGGATCTCAAAGGGAACCCTGTCCTTAGATCCAAGAGAGGTGGTTGGAAGGCATGCTCCTTCATTGTTG TGTATGAGATGTTTGAACGCATGGCCTACTGCGCCATATCGTCAAACTTGTTCCTGTACTTGACAACAAGGCTACACCAGGGAACGGTCACAGCGGCTAACAATGTCACCAATTGGGTTGGCACCATTTGGATGACTCCTATCTTGGGTGCCTACATGGCTGATGCCCATCTCGGTCGCTACTGGATGTTTCTGATCGCATGCGCGATTTATCTTACG GGGATGTCTCTGCTAACCCTATCAGTTTCTGTGCCCGGACTAAGACCACCCTCCTGCGACACTACGGGGGACTGCAAAATCTCAACCTTACAGTATGGCATGTTTTTTGGTGCACTCTACACTTTAGCCGTCGGGACCGGTGGGACAAAGCCCAACATCTCAACGATTGGGGCGGACCAGTTTGACGACTTTGATCTCAAGGAGAAGTCCCAAAAGCTCTCCTTCTTCAACTGGTGGATGTTCACTATCTTCGTCGGGCTGCTCTTTGGAAACACGGTTATTGTCTACATACAAGAGAATGTGGGCTGGTCTCTGGGCTATGGGATTCCAACTGTGGGCCTCGCGATATCCATTACGGTCTTCCTGGCCGGTACACCATTTTATAGGCACAGGAAGCCCGCAGGGAGTCCATTCACAAGGATGGCCAAGGTCATAGTTGCTGCTGCGAGGAAATGGAGCGTAACTATCCCAAGTGACTCTAAGGAACTCTATGAAATTGACTTGGGACATTACACTAACGGGAAGACCAGAATCGATTCAACACCCACCCTGAG GTTCCTCAACAAAGCATGTGTGAAAACAGATTCAAACGACCCATGGATGCTTTGCCCTGTAACCCAAGTTGAGGAAACCAAACTGATGCTACGAATGATACCGGTCCTAATTGTCACATTCATTCCAAGCACAATGACTGCCCAAGTCCCTACCCTCTTCGTGAAGCAAGGCACTACTTTGGATAGATCTTTCGGTCTCATCAAGATTCCCTCTGCTAGCTTGGGTGCTTTTGTGACCATATCCATGCTTCTCTCCATTGTTTTCTACGATCGTGTTTTTGTCAAGATAATGAGAAAGTGGACGAAGAATCCTAGAGGTGTCACTCTCCTCCAAAGGATGGGAATCGGCATAGTCCTTCATATGGTTATCATGGTTGTAGCTTCCCTCACAGAGAGGTACAGGCTTAAAGTGGCCAAGGAGCATGGATTGGACAAAGTCCCGGGAGAAGTTCCCCTATCAATATTCGTTTTACTCCCTCAAAACATGCTTATGGGATTGGCAGACGCGTTTCTGGAAGTAGCCAAAATCGAGTTTTTCTACGACCAAGCGCCTGATAGCATGAAGAGCCTCGGGACTTCTTATTCCACGACTAGCCAAGGGGTTGGCAACTATATAAGCAGCTTCTTGCTCTCGACAGTCACTCGCATTACTCAGGAACACGGCCGCAAGGGGTGGATCCTGAATAACCTAAATGCCTCTCGCCTCGACTATTACTACGGATTTCTTGCAATATTGGTCTTCCTGAATTTTATCTTCTTCTTGGTTATGACTAAGTTCTATGTTTACAAGGCCGAAGTTTCCGATTCGATGGAAGTGCTTAAAGAGCAAATTGAGGGGAAATAA